In Cryptomeria japonica chromosome 10, Sugi_1.0, whole genome shotgun sequence, a genomic segment contains:
- the LOC131040106 gene encoding uncharacterized protein LOC131040106, producing MPNMLEEFCSKSHPNSLKAVDLQLESEKIQRKAAESARVYLEASFSQLMTLAEKALDGKDEFRRHRDNALHQKNQICTCREKGNFAKQLAEALRLKEDAVMHRDLSILELESERKAKIDVESARDETLKERDELRSKKDEALQEKAKVTRQLAEALRLKEDAINQRDVNMLNLKLERQARKAAETASADLKFERQARKAAETAKADTEDLLKQMQSMKAKKIETLQRQKDDALFQKANACIEKEKIAKQLDEVLRLEAKKINTLQRQRDDALCQKENSCREKAEIAKELDEALRLETTNERIRILREQNDLNLKNRKDQIVSWMVVACDLSVSITFFTVLYALKI from the coding sequence ATGCCAAATATGTTAGAGGAGTTTTGTTCTAAATCACATCCAAACAGTCTTAAAGCTGTTGATTTACAACTTGAATCTGAAAAAATACAGAGAAAGGCAGCTGAAAGTGCAAGAGTATATTTGGAGGCTTCATTCTCCCAGTTGATGACACTCGCAGAAAAAGCCCTGGATGGGAAGGATGAATTCAGAAGGCATAGAGACAATGCCCTTCACCAAAAGAACCAAATTTGCACTTGCAGAGAGAAGGGAAATTTTGCCAAACAATTAGCTGAAGCTTTGAGATTGAAAGAAGATGCAGTTATGCACAGAGATTTGAGTATTCTGGAGCTTGAATCTGAAAGGAAAGCCAAAATTGATGTTGAATCTGCAAGAGATGAAACATTAAAGGAAAGAGATGAACTTAGAAGTAAAAAAGATGAAGCTTTGCAAGAAAAGGCAAAGGTTACCAGACAATTAGCTGAAGCTTTGAGATTGAAAGAAGATGCAATAAATCAAAGAGATGTGAACATGTTGAACCTCAAATTGGAAAGGCAGGCAAGAAAGGCTGCCGAGACTGCAAGTGCAGACCTTAAATTTGAAAGGCAGGCAAGAAAGGCTGCCGAGACTGCAAAAGCAGATACAGAGGATTTACTAAAGCAGATGCAGAGCATGAAAGCTAAGAAAATAGAGACTCTACAGAGACAGAAAGATGATGCCCTATTTCAAAAGGCAAATGCTTGCATAGAAAAAGAAAAGATTGCAAAACAATTAGATGAGGTTTTGAGATTGGAAGCCAAGAAAATAAATACTCTACAGAGACAGAGAGATGATGCCCTCTGTCAAAAGGAAAATTCTTGCAGGGAAAAAGCAGAGATTGCAAAAGAATTAGATGAGGCTTTGAGATTGGAAACAACTAACGAAAGAATAAGGATTCTAAGGGAACAAAATGACCTTAACCTTAAGAACCGAAAGGATCAGATTGTTTCATGGATGGTTGTGGCTTGTGACTTGAGTGTTTCTATTACATTTTTTACTGTTCTGTATGCTCTGAAAATATAA